From the Marinobacter sp. es.048 genome, the window GGACAGTTCCCGCCAGGTATCGGCTTTTGACAGCACGCAGCTGCGCATCAACCGGCAATCTCCGGCGCCGCTTCAGACCAATGAGAACGCGGTGGGCTCGGAGCTGACGCTTATGCGCCAGGCTGCCTACCGTTACAGCAGCCAGGAACAGCTCGCTTTCAGCGGCAGCAGTACGGTAACCGGGAACGGTCAGCAGAGTGTGTTCACCAGTGCACAGCTTGCCGAGAAAACCACGGAACTGTTTCTGATGGGCCAACAGGCGTTGAGCGTCAGCCGAGCCGCCCTGGGCGGTGATGCAGGCGTCGAGAGTCGCGGCAGCCTATCGGTTTCAGCCGGGCGCTACATGTTCTACTCCGAGAGCGAATCCAGAAGCATGGCCTCCACCGGCACCATAAGTCTGGAGAACGGCGAAACCATTGATTTCACACTCTCCCTGCGACAGTCCCAGTCCCGAACGTACGAATACTCGGAACTGGTCCAGATCCAGGAGCGACCGCTCACCGACCCTCTGGTGATCAACTTCGGCAATGCCACCGCCCGCCTGACCGACACCCTGTTCGAGTTCGATCTGAACGGCAACGGCGAAACCGGCCAGTTCGCCTCCCTGGGCAGCGGCAGTGGCTATCTGGTGTTGGATCGCAATGGCAACGGGAAGGTGGACGACGGCTCCGAGCTGTTTGGCCCCCAGAGCGGCTCCGGTTTTGATGAGCTGGCAAGATTTGATGACGATGGCAACCGCTGGATCGATGCCAACGATGAGATTTTTGCTTCTCTCTCGGTTTGGGTCCAGGGTGCCGACGGCTCGCAGGCTCTGAGGTCCCTGGAGGAAGTCGGCGTTCAGGCCCTGTACGTGGACAATGTGGAAGACCGCTTCACCCTGGCCAACAACCAGGGCGTGCCGCTGGGCCAGATCAAGGGGTCGGGAATCTACCTGACCACCGACCGGGAGGTCCGCACCCTGGAAGAAATTGACCTTGCCGAGCAGAGCACTGCCGACGCGCCGGCTGCCGAGACCGTGCTGAGTTCTGACCGTGGCTCCCCGGATCGCGGTGGCAACGGTCTGGTTGATGCTCGGGTGGAATCGATCCGCTCGGCCCTTGAGAAGCTGAATGAAATCCGCGAAAAGCAGAAAGCGTTTATCGAAGAATCCAAAGACGCTGGCAAGCCCGAATCACCGCTTGATGATTACCTGAAGCTGATCGACAGGATGCGTCTGGAAATGCTGAACAGCCAGGACGAGAAGAAGCAGGCGGCGAGCCGGTATCTGGAGTTCGCCAGTCTTTGATTTTCAGCCTCGGAGCATGAAACAGTCGGGCGGGGCCTCCCAAAAAACGCTGTGAATACATCCTTGTACGCTTGGCTACGCCATCGCTGGCTCCGCACATTTTTGGGAGGCCCCGCCCGACTGTTTCCCGAACCTACGGGGCGGTTTCAGACATCGGGTTGGTGTTTCTAAGCGCTACCTCGCCGATACCTGGCAGTTTGACGCCCAGTGCCAACGGGTTAATACCGAAAGAGAGGCCTAAAAGGTTCAACTCCAGTCCCTCGCGGATACCTGCCAACACGCCAAAATACCCTCCGAACGAAACTTGATAACCCGCGCCACCCGGAACCTCCGCGACCACTCGATCGCCCAAGTAGTCCTTGCCAATGGCATGGTTGGGCAAAGCAACCTCAAGCCCCGGGACTTCCCGTATCACCCAGGCCACGAAGGTATTGCTGTTCGGGCCTGGCCAGGCTTCGTACTCGGTCGGGTAGGGGTAGGATTCCACCGCCTGGTAGATGTCGGGAATGAGCTTTTCGGCCTCTTCTCCGCGGATATCGGCATAGAGCTCCGGTTTCGCTCCGTACCAGTGTCTATCCGGTTCGCCCGGGCGGGAATTGACCACGTAGCTTCGCCATCCGGTTACCTCATGAACACGATAGTGGCTGGCGGCTTTTTCCTTGGTGGCTATCCAGGTATGAACGGCAAAGTAACCCCGCCAACTCCAGGCCCGGGCGCCGTAGACTTGAACGATGGCCTCCTCGGCCTGGTCGGGCGGAGGTGCAATCCGGGCACTTTCCCGGGTCGCGGTTTGCCAGGTCTCGGCTCCCTGCAGGCTGCTGGTGGCAAGCAGAATCGGGCCGGAAAGTAGCAGGAACACGGCACCGAGGAACCAACCGGTGTATTTGAGAATTCGTTTCATGAACCTTATCCAAAGTGTGAGGATAACCGGGACTCTGTGGGGAGCAGAAAGTTCCGGATTACGATGTCGATTGTAGTGAACAGATACGCCGGTCGTTAGTTGTCAGATGAGGGCGCCGCCGGGCTGCGGTTTGCTGGCAGGTAGCCTGTCTTCTAGGCTGAAAGGTACAAGTTGCAATTTTCAGGAGGCTTTTATGTCTGACCATCACGTTTATAAAAAAGTGGAAATTGTCGGTTCTTCCAAGAAGAGCATTGAAGATGCCATCGAGAACGCCCTTGAGGAGTGTGGAAAAAGCGTCCGCAATATGGAGTGGTTTGAGGTAACCGAAACCCGCGGCCATATCGTTGATGGCAAGGTTGGCCACTATCAGGTGGTAATGAAAGTAGGGTTTCGTATCGCCAACAGCTAAACAGATACCCCTCAGTTGCTTCTGATTGCCCGGTGCCGAATGGACGAAACCAGCTGGTTCATCAGTTCTCGGGCTTCGCCCTCATGCAGGCTGTGGCACTTGTCCTGCAATACCCGGCGGTCGTGATTGGATGAGTCACTCGAGACATCTTTGAGCAGGTCCAGATACTGGCAGGCCGCAAGGTGCGCCTTGATCTCGGCATCGATCAGCCGGGTAACCAGTTCATCGACTGACTCTGTGCAGAAGGGGCGGTTCCGGTTAAGCAGATTTCGGGCCTCCAGGGCCGCATTACGAGCTTCCAGTCTGAGTTCGCCGGCCGCCTCGCCGCCTTCAACCGCCCTCAGGAACATGCCCAGGCGTTCATGAAGATGCCATACCTGGGGCCAGATCTTGGCGTAGGCTTCCACTTCTGTTTGATAGCGGGCTTCTTCCACTGGGGAGCCCGAAGCGCCATTGACGGTCTCACCGGGACGATTGAATTGTGCCACCCGTATGTCGTCAACTTCCCGCCATAGCGTATCGGAACGCTCCCGCAGCGCGGTTAACTGGTCCTGACTGCGGCGACGAGCTCCCGATCCGATAAACAGGGCAATAACGGCCAGGCCCAGCGCTACCGCCGAAAGCAGAAACGGCAGGCCGCCTGCTGATAACATGCTCCACATTGGGTCTGTATCCATAGTGTCTGACCCCCGCGCAAATCCTGTCTGGGTCTATCAGTATAGAAGTTAATCCGGCGTCTGCTGTCGAAAGGGCAGTGCGGATTCGGCATCGTTAAAGTAACCAAGGACGTGTTCCGCTTCTTCGTGGGTGAAGTTCTCGATGGCTTCGCGGAAGCCGGGGTGCAAAATACCATGCCAGGAGTGGGTGATGACCGGTTCAAAGCCTCGTACCAGCTTGTGTTCACCCTGGGCGCCGGCGTCGATATGGCTCAGCCCCAGATCCATAGCCAATTCGATACCCTGGTAATAACAGGTTTCAAAGTGCAGGTGGTTGTATTCGTCCAGGCACCCCCAGTAACGCCCATAGAGGGTGGTTTTGCCCGCCAGGAACAGGGCGCCGGCAATCATTTCGCCTTCGCGCACGGCCATGACCAGATGCACATGCCCGGGCAGCTGTTCCAGAAGCAGTTCAAAGAATCGCTTGTTGAGGTACGGCCGTTGGCCCCGTTTCAGGTAGGTTGCCTGGTAAAAAACGTAGAACGCGGATAACACATGCTCCGGAATATCCCGGCCGTGAAAGCGCGTAAAGGAAATACCCTGATCCGCAACCTGGCGACGTTCCTTGCGGATCGACTTGCGCTTGCGGGACGTGAGCGCTGCCAGAAAATCCTCGAAATTCCGGTAGTCGTGGTTATGCCAGTGAAACTGACATCCGATGCGGTGTAGCTCCTGCTCGTGGTGGAGCAGTTTCTGGTCCTCGCTGTCCGGAAAGAGCAGGTGCCAGGAGTGGGCCCCAAGTTCGTCCGTCAGTGTGTCCAACATGTGATGAATCTGTTCCGGTGTCAGCTGTTGTCGAAGCTCGGGATCCAGCAACAGTCTTGGCCCGGAGGAGGGCGTGAAGGGAATGGCGATCAGTAATTTTGGATAGTACGCCAGCCCATGCCGTTGATAGGCATCGGCCCAGGCCCAGTCAAAAACATACTCCCCCATGGAATGGCTCTTCAGAAAAGCCGGCGCCAGGCCAATAATCCTGCCAGCCATCCGGAACACGAGGTGGCTTGGTGACCATCCGGTCTCTGGGGAGGTGCAGCTGGACGCTTCGAGAGCCTGGAAAAACTCGTAGCGAAGAAAAGGATTGGTATGCCCTGCCAGCCGCTCCCAGTCGCGGGCAGGAATATCGTTGATGCTGGTGCAGGCTTCCAGTGTAAGAGTCGCTGGTCCGGGTTCTGACATGGTGAGAGAAAACTCCTTTGTGTACCCGATACCATACGTCAGAAGACGGCTTTTGATCACCCCGGGAGCCAGTGTAAAGGTTCTGCAAAGTGGCCAGGCCCGAATCAGCGGCTTGCGGGTAGCGTGTTAGACTTCAGGCAGCAACCGTGGCCGGCACGACAGGTGGAGAGGCGAGATGCAGAACAGGGTGTTACTGGTCGAGGACGATGATGAATTGCGGGGATTGCTGGGCCGTTACCTGAGCAATCAGGGATTTACCGTCCGTGAGGCCGCCAATGGCCGTGATGGCCTGGCCCTGGCGCTGGGTCAGGACTGCGATATTGTCGTGCTCGACATCATGCTGCCGGATATCAGCGGCCTTGAGGTATTGCGCGAGCTGAGAGCAGAGACCCATCTGCCTGTGGTACTACTGACCGCCCGGGGAGATGAAACAGATCGAATCGTCGGTTTCGAGGTGGGGGCCGATGACTATATTCCGAAACCTTGCAATCCCCGTGAGCTGGTGGCCCGGCTGCAGGCGCTTTTGCGACGGATAGCGTGGGACCAGAAAACCGAAGTCAATGCTGCCCGGACTTATGGCGACCTGCGGGTAGAACCCGGCCATCGCCGTATCTATCAGAGCGATGTGGCCATGGAGCTGACGGCTACCGAATACGAAGTTCTGCAGGTTCTCCTGGCGCACGCAGGCAGCGTGGTCCGCAAACCCGATCTCATGCAATGGGCCCTCGGTCGACGGTTGGAGGCTTACGACCGCACTCTTGATATGCACATCAGCAATCTTCGCAAAAAACTGGGCAACGACGACCCGCCCAGAATAGAAACCGTTCGGGGGCTGGGTTACAGCTATCGGGTGCCGGAATGAGGCGGCGGCCCATGTTCCCTCTGTTCTGGCGGATTTTCCTGTCGATCTGGCTGGCCATGGCGGTCACCGTGGTGGCCAGTAACCTTGCGACCAGGATGCTTCTGGACCGGGAGCGGCAAGCCATCGAGCGCCAGGCAGGTCTCAGGGATCTGGCCGAAGAGGCCATTGCAATACGTGAGGCCGGTGATCGTGGCGGCGCGTGGCGCTTTCTGCGGGACGAGGGCGAACGTCTTGAACTGTTTCTGGTGCTGCTCGAACAGGATGAAAACGATGGCAAGCTGCCCTCGTTCATTCGCGACCGCATGAAATCCGGCTGGTATCCGCAGAAACCTGCGGTTCTGGATGTGGGCGGTGGTTACCGGTTGGTGGCCTGGCCCCGGGTACAGGGCGCCGGCTGGCTCAACCCCAGATTCTTCAGGGCTATCGAGCTCGGGCTGGCCCTGCTGATGATTTCCCTGGCGTGCTGGTGGATCGCCCGCCTGGTATCACGACCGTTGAGGCATATGGAAACCACGGCCCAGGCGATTGCGGGCGGGGATAATTCCCTCAGGGTCAGCGAAAAGATCGCACAACGCAGGGATGAGGTGGGGCAGCTGGCAACCGCCTTTAATGCCATGACCGAACAGCTCTGCAGTCTGCTGGAGCGCCAGAAACACCTGCTTCGGGATATTTCCCACGATCTCCGGACGCCGCTCACCCGCCAGCGTATTGCCATTGAGCTGGCAAACGAGGCCGGTGCGGATGAGGAACTGATGGCGAGCATTCTGCGTCAGAATGAACGGCTTGAAACCATGACCGGCCAGATACTGACGTTATACCGGGTTACCGAAGCCGGCGGCGATATTGAGCGGGAGCCCCTCAGGTTGGTGCATGTGATCAATCAGGTCCTCAAGGATGCCGCAGACTACGCCGAACATCAGGGTGTGGACTGCAAACTCGTGGTCTCACCGGAAAGTTCACGGGCATCGGTGCTGGGTGATGAAGGGCTTCTACAGAGAGCTATCGACAACATCCTTCAAAACGCCCTCGATCACACACCGCCTGGCAGGGCGGTTCATCTGACCGTAGCGGTTTCCGATGACTGGCTGATTCTGACGGTTGATGACGAGGGGCCGGGCGTTCCGGATGAACTGATCGGCCAGCTTTTCGAGCCGTTCTTTCGAGCGGACAAGTCCCGTGGAGGCACGGGTTGGGGGCTGGGCCTCGCGATTGCCAGAGACATCGTTGCCGCCCACGATGGGGCAATAGCGGCAGAGGCCGGTGAGCGTGGTGGCTTACGGGTGACGCTTCGCCTTCCGGTGTTTTTCGGGGGCGGCTGATTCGGGCTCCGGATTGCAGGGCTTCAGTTTCTCTGCCCCGGAAAAGTCGATACCCTCCTGCAGCTCGTCCTCGTCAAAGCGGATCCCGCAGGCCGCTTTGCGGATTTTTGCGGGTTTGGCAATGCCCGGGTTGTTGTATTCGTCTTCAGAGGCCATAGGTCGGTGTCCATGAAAAAAGATTACCCCGTTCCCGCAGGATACCTTGAGCGTGAAACGGAAGTGAAGAAAAGCCGGTTCATTGCCCGGGTAGCGCCCGTGAGCTCACGCGAAGAAGTGAAGGATTGGCTGGAACATGCCCACCGGGACCATCCGGACGCCCGTCATATCTGTTGGGCCTACCAGATCGGTCGTCCCGGTTCCGCCGCCGAGGCCGGCATGAACGACGATGGTGAGCCTTCAGGAACGGCAGGCAAGCCAATTCTGAATGTGATTCAGCACAAGGATATGGGCGATGTCCTGGTGATGGTTATCCGGTACTTTGGCGGTATCAAGTTGGGTGCCGGCGGACTGGTGCGGGCCTATGCCGGCGCGGCTGAGAGTGTTCTGTCAGCGGTTGGCCGGGTGGTGCAGAAACCCATGAAAGACGCGCAGGTTTCCCTGTCCTTTGCCTATGAACAGCCCTTGCGCCATTGGTGCGATGTTAACGGCGCATCGGTGGAGTCTGTCGATTATGGGGTATCCGTTCGTGCGCGGGTACTGGTTCCGGAGGACCTCCAGGCTGAGTTCGGGGCTTTCTGCGATGCCCAGAAGCTGGATTACAGTTTTGAAAGGTGATGGATCCCGGGGGCATCGTCACACGTCTGCTATGCGTATACTGTTTCAATAGCGACCTTCTAAATTGAGGACAGAAATCATGATGCGTTTTCTGATGTTAGCGGTTCTTACATTGGCCATGACCGGTTGCGCCAGCAATGTAGTAACCGACTACAACTCGTCTGTGGTTTTCGGGAACTATTCCTCCTGGGCGTTCGCCACTGGCACTGACTCATCATCCTTTACGTCTCTGGACGGAACCCGGGTGCGCAGCGCCGTGGAGCGTGAGCTGAACCGGAAGGCGCTGCGACAGGTACCTGCAGTAGAGGCGGATTTGCTGGTCAGCTGGCAGATTGTGCCGGAAGAGAGGCTTGAGCAGACGGGGCTGGGACTCGGATTTGGTTTTGGCAGCGGACATTTCGGCTGGGCTCTGTCTGCACCGCCACCGGTGCGTGAAATTGAAGAGGGAAAGTTGGTTGTAGAACTGGCAGACAGCAAGTCGAAAGAAGTTGTCTGGCGCGCCGCCAGTCGGCGCTATCTTAATGAAAACCAGTCACCCGAGACCCGGAGAGAATTGATCGACGAGGTCGTGGCCGAAATGTTTACCAAGTATCCTCCCGGTCTGGATTGAAGGCGTTATAAGAAAGGAATAGCACGGAGACAGAATGAAGAAGCGATCTGAGGGCGGACTGGTTTTTTCGACCGAGCAGGGCCGCATGTGCCCGGATTGCCGCAACCCGGTGAATGAGTGTATCTGCAGCAAAGCATCACGACCTGTGGGGGACGGCATAGTCAGGGTGAGCCGGGAAACGAAGGGCCGCAAAGGCAAAGGTGTCACCCTGATTACCGGCATTCCTCTGGATGAAAAAGAGCTCAAAGCCTACGCCAAGGTGTTGAAAGCCAAATGCGGCACCGGTGGCACAGTAAAAGATGGTGTGGTCGAAATCCAGGGTGACCAGCGGGACCTTCTGGTTCCGTTGCTTGAACAGAAGGGGTGGACAGTAAAGCGCGCTGGTGGCTGATGGTATAACACGCAATTCCCGCATGCTCACGTTACAATAGAGCCCTCGAACAACGAATCCCTAGTTTTATATCAACCGGAATCTGGCCGGAAATTCCCGGGAATATCCTGTGGGATGGTGGGTTCCGTTCGACCGGAGGCAAGCATGCATATACTGGTTTTGGGTGCAGGCGTTGTGGGTACTACCACGGCCTGGTATCTGCAAAAGCAGGGGCACCAGGTAACCGTGGTTGATCGCCAGAACCAGGCCGGCCTGGAAACCAGTTATGCCAACGGCGGTCAAATCTCTGTTTCCCATGCGGAGCCCTGGGCCAACCCGTCAGCCCCTCTGAAAGTATTGAAATGGCTGTTCCAGCCAGACGCGCCCTTGCTGTTCCGGCCAAACCTGGATACCGCCCAGTGGCGCTGGGCGCTTTCTTTTCTGGGTCAATGCACGTCAGCCAGGGCTGCCCACAACATCCGCCAGATGGTGAATCTTGGCACCTACAGCCGCAGCCAGTTGCAGGCTCTGCGAAAGGAAGCGGGCATAGAATACGACCATCTTGAGAAGGGTATCCTGCACTTCTACACCAATCCTGAGGAATTTGACGGCGCCATGGAGCCGACCCGGATCATGCAGGATCTGGGGTGTGACCGTCAGATTATCGATGCGGACAGGGCGGTTGAACTGGAACCGGCACTCAAGCCGATCCGCAACCGGATCGCCGGGGCAACCTACACCTCTGAAGACGAATCCGGTGATGCCCGGATGTTTACCCAGAATCTTGCAAAACGCTGCGAGGAGGCCGGCGTAGAGTTCCGGTACGGCACTGAAATTCTGAGCTTCGAACGCGCCGGCGAGCGGGTACTTGGGATCCAGACCCTCCGAGACGGCCATCATGAGACGCTGCGCGCCGATGCCTATGTGCTGAGCATGGGCAGCTTCAGCGCGGCGCTTGCCCGGCAGCTGGGTATTTTCCTCAACATCTACCCGGCCAAAGGCTATTCGATTACGGTGCCGGTGAAGAACGAGGAGGCGGCGTTCAATGTCAGCCTCACTGACGACGAGTACAAGCTGGTTTATTCCCGCCTCGGCGATCGCATGCGTGTGGCGGGTACGGCCGAACTGAACGGCTACAGCCGGAAACTGAACTACACCCGCTGCCGCGCTATCGTGCGCCGCACAGCGGAAGTCATGCCCGAAGCAGGTTACTGGGATCAGGCCGAGTTCTGGACCGGTTTGCGGCCTGCGACGCCCTCCAACGTGCCGTACATCGGGAAAAGCCACTTCGCCAACCTCTATCTGAATACCGGACACGGTACCCTGGGATGGACCCATTCCTGTGGTTCCGCCGCGGCCCTTGCGGATATTATCGACGGCCGCAAGCCGGAGGTGGATTTTACGTTCTCCGGGCTCTAGAAGGTCTGGCTACCTCCAGTCCGGAGTTAGCATCTTGGTCAAGCCTCAAAACCATTTCACTTTGAATTAAAGAATTTCAAAGTGAAATGGTTTTCTTTATCTGACAGCCCTCTGTTACGTGTTTCTACCTACGAAATAATACCTATTTTTCAATGGCTTGAAAGATTCCTTTTGTGTCTATCAAGAGTTGGCACCGGCTTTGCGATGTTGGGTGTAAACGGTTCGTCCAGTTGATGAACAACAACACCAATCCAACAACCGTGTGCTGACTGACTATGACTAAACCACTGGAAGGCGTCCGGATAATTGATCTGACCCACATGCTGTCCGGCCCTTACGCAGGAATGCTGCTGGCCGACCTGGGAGCAGAATCCATCAAGGTAGAGCCCCTGAAAGGCGAGGGCACCCGTTCACTACTCGCCAAGGATCCCCGCAATTCCTACAACGGTCACGGCGCCTATTTCATTACTCTCAACCGCAACAAGAAGAGCGTCTGCATTGACCTGAAATCCGAGGCTGGCCTTCAGACTTTTTACGATCTGGTCAAGGATGCCGACGTTGTGCTTGATAATTTTTCCGCCGGCGTGCCTACCAAGCTCAAGATTGATCACGAGCACCTGTCGAAAGTGAATCCTCGCATCATCACCTGTTCGGTAACTGGTTTCGGGCAGGCCGGTCCCAATTTCAAGCGCCCGGCGTTTGACCAGGTGGTGCAGGGCATTGGTGGCGGCATGTCTATTACCGGGCACGATGCCGAGCATCCGGCCCGGGCAGGCATTCCTATTGGCGACCTTGGCGGCGGCATGTTTGCCGTGATGGGCGTTTTGGCAGCCCTCCACTCCCGAGCGGTGAACGGCTACGGCCAGCACGTCGACATTTCTATGCTCGATTGCCAGATCAGCATGCTCAACTACATGGCCACCATGTATTTCCTGAGCGGCGACAACCCGTCTCCGATCGGTAATGGCCACTTTGTCCATGTTCCCTACGATGCCTTCCGCACCAGCAATGGCTTTGTGATTATTGCGGTCATTTTCGACAGTTTCTGGGACAACCTGGTCGAGCTTCTGGGTATCGATGAATTGCGGGATCCGGCCTACAAGACCCAGCCCGGTCGATTTGCAGACAAGCACAAGATCAACGGCATTCTGACCGATCTTTTAAAGACCAACACCACGGAACATTGGGTGGAGTTGCTCTCTAGCGCCCGTATTCCCTGCGCCCCGGTCAACAAGTTCTCCGATGCCTTGAGCGATCCCCAGGTTCTGTTCCGCAACATGGTGGTGGACATTCCCCAGTTTGACGGCGGCTCTGTCAAGGCGCCGGGGAATCCGATCAAGCTCAGCGTCGACTCTTCAGACTCCTACACTGCGCCGCCTCTGCTGGGGCAGCACACCGAAGATGTTCTTAAATCGCTTGGCTACAGCGACGAGCGGATTGCAGAACTCAAAGGCATGCAGGCCATCGGATAAGGAGACAGCCATGAAGGTACGTGTCAACGACGTCGGACCCCGCGACGGCCTACAGAGCCAGGGCAAGACATTGAGTGTGGACGGCAGGGCGCAGTTGATCGAGGCACTTGTGGGTGCCGGGCTGCGCAACATTGAAGTCGGCAGTTTCGTTTCTCCGAAAGCCGTCCCCCAGATGGCGGGTACCGATCAGCTGTTTGGCCGACTGCCGGCGGTCGACAAAGTTCGCTACGCCGGGCTGGTTCCCAATATGAAAGGATACCAATTGGCGACGGCCGCGGGCGCGAAAGTCGTCAACGTGGTGCTGTCAGTGACCGACACCATGAATCAGAAAAATATACGGATGTCCCTGGACGAAACTGCCGACGTCTGTAAAACCATCGTGGAACGAGGTCACCGTGAAGGTGTCGAGGTGCAGGCATATCTGGCGGTCGCGTTCGAGTGTCCTTTCGAGGGGCTGGTCGATCCCGAGGTGGTTGCCCGATTCGCCCGGCTCATGCGTTCGGCTGGCGCTGCCAAGATCATCATTGCCGATACCATCGGAGCCGCCAATCCGACACAGGTTCGGCAGGTACTCGACTTGGTTGTCCCGGAGGTGGGCGCCGACCGGTTGTCCTGTCATTTTCACGATACCCGAGGCATGGCGCTTGCCAATATTACAGTGGCGGTGGATCGGGGCGTCCGTGAATTCGATTCCTCCATCGGAGGCCTCGGCGGCTGCCCATTTTCACCAGGTGCTACCGGCAATGTCGCCACCGAGGATGTGGTGCTTCTGCTTAACAGCATGGGCTACGACACGGGTATCGACCCATTGGATCTGATTCCGGTGGTTCATCTGGCCGAAGAGCTTACCGGTGTCTCCCTCGGTGGAAAAAGTTTCCGCTGGTTAAGTCAGCAGAGTGCCAAGCTGCGCGGGGAGGCTGGTCATGGTGGCTAAGGTGCTTGGCATGACCGCGCAGCTGGCACCCTGGGCCATTGTTGGTGGCCTGGCCTACGCCGCGGCTTTCATCAAGCCTGGTGTGGAGCCTCTGCCTCTGCCCCAGCCGCTGAATGAACCGAGGGATCTGTTCTACGACGTCAGCGCGTCAGAAGCTGGCCGGTACTGGTTTGCGGGCAACAACGGCCTGGTTCTTGAAGGCGGGGAAACGCTCGAGGATTGGCGTCGGCATGTGATGCCCGAGGACGTCAACCTGCAGGGCATTGCCTCCGCTGATAATGGCACCGTTCTGGCGGTCGGAAACGCTGGCTGGACTTTCCGGCATCATGGCGACGGTGAGTGGGAGCCGCTGCAGCTGCCAGTGTCCGACATTGCCGGCAAGCTGATTGAAGTAGCGTGGATCGATGGCCATTTCTGGGCTATCGGAGAAATGGGCGCGGTGTTCCGCTCCGATGCCGAAGCCACCCAATGGCAGAACCTCGGTATCGAAGGGGACGTTGCTCTCAACGACATCGCCAGGACCACGGGCGGTGAAATCTGGATTACCGCCGAGTTCGGCACCCTCTATCATTCCGGGGACAATGGACAGTCCTGGCAGGGCGAGGAACTGGG encodes:
- a CDS encoding hydroxymethylglutaryl-CoA lyase, whose protein sequence is MKVRVNDVGPRDGLQSQGKTLSVDGRAQLIEALVGAGLRNIEVGSFVSPKAVPQMAGTDQLFGRLPAVDKVRYAGLVPNMKGYQLATAAGAKVVNVVLSVTDTMNQKNIRMSLDETADVCKTIVERGHREGVEVQAYLAVAFECPFEGLVDPEVVARFARLMRSAGAAKIIIADTIGAANPTQVRQVLDLVVPEVGADRLSCHFHDTRGMALANITVAVDRGVREFDSSIGGLGGCPFSPGATGNVATEDVVLLLNSMGYDTGIDPLDLIPVVHLAEELTGVSLGGKSFRWLSQQSAKLRGEAGHGG
- a CDS encoding WD40/YVTN/BNR-like repeat-containing protein, with the protein product MVAKVLGMTAQLAPWAIVGGLAYAAAFIKPGVEPLPLPQPLNEPRDLFYDVSASEAGRYWFAGNNGLVLEGGETLEDWRRHVMPEDVNLQGIASADNGTVLAVGNAGWTFRHHGDGEWEPLQLPVSDIAGKLIEVAWIDGHFWAIGEMGAVFRSDAEATQWQNLGIEGDVALNDIARTTGGEIWITAEFGTLYHSGDNGQSWQGEELGYESLRSVAFHGDHGVVVGNGGVIFHSADGGQTWEEARSPTTEHLYDVVHDKQRWLATGNGGVLLSSEDGVRWQALQPGNFANGYHARLQPVENGVLIAGQTIGLLSDDSWQNWPDAMAGGI